A region from the Stutzerimonas stutzeri genome encodes:
- the tolR gene encoding protein TolR produces the protein MLVKPQRKHGPKAEMNVVPYIDVMLVLLVIFMVTAPMLVQGVKIELPKVAAEAMPTENERQILTLSVKADGGFYWNLGNELNAEDQTDSAIDLEEMREKVAAIIAERGDTQVYVRADDAADYGRVVAGIAELQRGGVVNLGLITEAPPGQPAP, from the coding sequence ATGCTGGTCAAACCGCAGCGCAAACATGGTCCCAAGGCCGAAATGAACGTGGTGCCCTACATCGACGTGATGCTGGTGCTGCTGGTGATCTTCATGGTCACCGCGCCGATGCTGGTGCAGGGCGTGAAGATCGAACTGCCCAAGGTGGCCGCCGAGGCTATGCCCACCGAGAACGAGCGGCAGATTCTCACGCTCTCGGTCAAGGCCGATGGCGGCTTCTACTGGAACCTGGGCAACGAGCTGAACGCCGAGGACCAGACCGACAGCGCCATCGACCTCGAGGAGATGCGCGAGAAGGTCGCGGCGATCATCGCCGAACGCGGCGACACCCAGGTCTACGTGCGCGCCGACGATGCCGCTGACTATGGCCGCGTGGTGGCCGGCATCGCTGAATTGCAGCGCGGCGGGGTGGTCAATCTCGGCCTGATCACCGAGGCGCCGCCCGGGCAGCCCGCGCCATGA
- the tolQ gene encoding protein TolQ — protein sequence MQSEHMSVWGLVSEASLVVQLVMTTLVLASLASWYLIIQRGAALRRSERLLKSFLQRFRSGGELTQLYREGNEQSLPREAALQRIFLAGFQEFSQLQRQPGIAPDAVIEGVERSLYVAIAEQEEQLESGLQFLATVGSVSPYIGLFGTVWGIMNSFLGLSMVQQATLSTVAPGIAEALIATAIGLFAAIPAVMAYNRFSARGQTLGARYYSFANELQARLHRRLHAGSPSIAAAA from the coding sequence ATGCAAAGTGAACATATGTCGGTCTGGGGTTTGGTCAGTGAAGCCAGCCTGGTCGTGCAACTGGTGATGACGACGCTGGTGCTGGCGTCCCTCGCCAGCTGGTACCTGATCATCCAGCGCGGTGCCGCGCTGCGCCGCAGCGAACGGCTGTTGAAAAGTTTTCTGCAGCGCTTTCGCAGTGGCGGCGAACTGACCCAGCTCTATCGCGAGGGCAACGAGCAGTCGCTTCCCCGCGAAGCCGCTTTGCAGCGCATCTTCCTCGCCGGTTTCCAGGAATTCAGCCAGCTCCAGCGCCAGCCCGGCATCGCCCCGGATGCGGTGATCGAAGGTGTCGAGCGCAGCCTGTACGTGGCCATCGCCGAGCAGGAAGAGCAACTCGAAAGCGGTCTGCAATTTCTTGCCACGGTCGGTTCGGTCAGCCCCTATATCGGCCTGTTCGGCACCGTCTGGGGAATCATGAATTCCTTCCTCGGCCTGTCCATGGTGCAGCAGGCGACGCTGTCGACCGTCGCGCCGGGGATCGCCGAAGCGCTGATCGCCACGGCCATCGGCCTGTTCGCGGCGATCCCGGCGGTGATGGCCTACAACCGGTTCTCCGCCCGTGGCCAGACGCTCGGCGCGCGCTACTACAGCTTCGCCAACGAACTGCAGGCGCGCTTGCATCGCCGCCTGCATGCCGGTTCGCCCAGCATCGCCGCAGCCGCCTGA
- a CDS encoding energy transducer TonB → MSSLSMPLPNSFPMARPQWRSHASAVTVTVALHAAVFGLLLHGWTPELTAPSPTQVLKTQLVSLPAPQPVVEAPAEPEPVPEPVEAAVEPVLEEPQVDPRIEQHRLEQAELAFKRAEEKKREEAERLEQQRLREQQRERQREQRRERERQERLEAERREQLAREARQREQAAQAEAAAAERARQAEAAAAASRQYLPIAKDAPDYPQRALDKGIEGACTVSYSVNPQGRIENPKALDDCHPLFIRPSLTAAKSFRYQPRIVDGRAVTVPEVKNTFHYRIQ, encoded by the coding sequence ATGAGCAGTTTGAGCATGCCACTGCCCAACAGCTTCCCCATGGCCCGGCCGCAATGGCGCAGCCATGCCAGCGCCGTGACGGTGACGGTCGCGCTGCATGCCGCGGTGTTCGGCCTGCTGCTGCACGGCTGGACACCGGAGCTGACCGCACCCAGCCCCACGCAAGTGCTCAAGACCCAGCTGGTCAGCCTGCCGGCGCCACAGCCGGTGGTCGAGGCGCCCGCCGAGCCCGAGCCTGTGCCCGAGCCAGTCGAGGCGGCTGTCGAGCCGGTCCTTGAGGAACCGCAGGTGGATCCGCGAATCGAACAGCATCGGCTCGAACAGGCCGAGCTGGCCTTCAAGCGGGCCGAGGAGAAGAAACGCGAGGAAGCGGAGCGCCTGGAGCAGCAACGTCTACGCGAACAGCAGCGCGAACGCCAACGCGAGCAGAGGCGCGAGCGTGAGCGGCAGGAACGGCTCGAAGCCGAGCGCCGCGAACAACTGGCCCGTGAGGCACGCCAGCGTGAACAGGCTGCGCAGGCCGAAGCGGCCGCCGCCGAACGGGCGCGACAGGCCGAAGCCGCCGCGGCTGCCAGCCGCCAGTACCTGCCGATCGCCAAGGACGCGCCGGACTATCCGCAGCGTGCGCTGGACAAGGGCATCGAAGGCGCCTGCACCGTGAGTTACTCGGTCAACCCACAGGGGCGGATCGAGAATCCGAAGGCGCTGGATGATTGCCATCCGCTGTTCATCCGGCCATCGCTGACTGCCGCCAAAAGCTTTCGCTATCAGCCCCGCATCGTCGACGGTCGCGCCGTGACCGTTCCCGAAGTGAAGAACACCTTTCATTACCGCATCCAGTGA
- a CDS encoding PhoX family protein, which produces MKQDFQSFHANLSALDDQAINPSSNTSLGQLVDRSRRNLLKGGMGLAALGFLGGSLGACRSAGQSDSLIGFTGIPIQLEPGFDSVQVAPGYRARTFFSWGDAVLADAPEWNPDASDDWQAQLKQAGDNHDGMHFFPFPDAPDSHGLLVINHEYVNPPLHPNGMTFTDGKRPLGEVRKEQAAHGLSIIEVKKDAQGQWQRVMPSRYNRRLSTLTPMAVGGPLAGNDALKTVADPSGREIIGTVNNCSSGFTPWGTYLMCEENWHNYFVNHDAADLAKRVSHKRYGIAGEGLSKLYGWETADPRFNATPDSSQPHGGFVNEPNRFGWVVEVDPFDPQSKPVKRTAFGRYCRECSMLSLGEDGRMAFYSGDDTKGEYVYKFVPAGRYVPGADQANRQLLDSGTLYVARFNADGSGEWLALVHGQNGLTVENGFADQAEVLLNARAAADQAGATPMDRPEWVAVHPRSREVYVTLTNNDGRGVKQPTDKANPRPNNLHGQILRWNEEGADPTATAFTWEIFLLAGERPGAKDASGQPVPANLTGTINGDIFSSPDGLAFDEAGRLWIETDYGDEEAAMQAMGTNQLLCADPRTREVRRFLVGPRGCEITGITWSPDYRAMWINVQHPELSFPASDGKTRPRASTILITKDDGGVIGT; this is translated from the coding sequence ATGAAACAAGACTTCCAGAGCTTTCACGCCAACCTTTCAGCCCTCGACGATCAGGCCATCAACCCGAGTTCGAATACTTCGCTCGGGCAGCTGGTCGATCGCAGCCGACGCAACCTGCTCAAGGGCGGCATGGGTCTTGCCGCGCTGGGCTTTCTCGGCGGCAGCCTGGGCGCCTGCCGCAGCGCCGGGCAATCGGATTCGCTGATCGGTTTCACCGGGATTCCCATCCAGCTCGAACCCGGATTCGACAGCGTGCAGGTCGCGCCCGGCTACCGCGCGCGAACCTTCTTCTCCTGGGGCGATGCCGTGCTGGCCGACGCGCCAGAATGGAACCCGGACGCCAGCGACGATTGGCAGGCGCAACTCAAACAGGCCGGCGACAACCACGACGGCATGCACTTCTTCCCGTTCCCCGACGCGCCTGACAGCCACGGCCTGCTGGTGATCAACCACGAGTACGTCAACCCACCGCTGCACCCCAACGGCATGACGTTCACCGACGGCAAGCGCCCGCTGGGTGAAGTGCGCAAGGAGCAGGCGGCCCACGGCCTGAGCATCATCGAGGTGAAAAAGGATGCGCAGGGCCAATGGCAGCGGGTCATGCCGTCGCGCTACAACCGCCGCCTCTCCACGCTGACGCCCATGGCGGTCGGCGGCCCGCTGGCCGGCAACGATGCGCTGAAGACCGTCGCGGACCCGAGCGGGCGCGAGATCATCGGTACGGTCAACAACTGTTCCAGCGGCTTCACCCCCTGGGGCACCTACCTCATGTGTGAAGAGAACTGGCACAACTACTTCGTCAACCACGACGCGGCCGACCTGGCCAAGCGCGTATCGCACAAGCGCTACGGCATTGCCGGCGAAGGCCTGAGCAAACTCTACGGTTGGGAAACGGCCGACCCGCGCTTCAACGCCACGCCGGATTCGTCGCAACCCCACGGCGGCTTCGTGAACGAGCCGAACCGCTTCGGTTGGGTGGTCGAGGTCGACCCGTTCGACCCGCAGAGCAAACCGGTCAAGCGCACCGCTTTCGGTCGCTATTGCCGCGAATGTTCGATGCTGTCGCTGGGCGAGGACGGCCGCATGGCGTTCTATTCCGGCGACGACACCAAGGGCGAATACGTCTACAAGTTCGTCCCCGCCGGCCGTTACGTGCCGGGTGCCGACCAGGCCAACCGTCAGCTGCTCGACAGCGGCACGCTGTACGTGGCGCGCTTCAATGCCGACGGCAGCGGTGAATGGCTGGCGCTGGTGCACGGCCAGAACGGGCTAACCGTCGAGAATGGCTTTGCCGATCAGGCCGAGGTGCTGCTCAACGCACGGGCCGCTGCCGACCAGGCGGGTGCGACGCCGATGGACCGCCCGGAGTGGGTCGCGGTGCATCCGCGCAGCCGTGAGGTCTACGTGACCCTCACCAACAATGACGGCCGCGGCGTGAAGCAGCCGACCGACAAGGCCAACCCACGGCCTAACAACCTGCACGGGCAGATCCTGCGCTGGAACGAGGAGGGCGCCGACCCGACCGCCACGGCCTTCACCTGGGAGATCTTCCTGCTGGCCGGCGAGCGGCCCGGCGCCAAGGACGCCAGCGGCCAGCCGGTGCCGGCCAACCTAACCGGCACCATCAATGGCGATATCTTTTCCTCGCCGGATGGCTTGGCGTTCGACGAAGCCGGCCGCTTGTGGATCGAGACTGACTACGGCGACGAAGAGGCCGCGATGCAGGCCATGGGCACCAACCAGCTGCTCTGTGCCGACCCGCGCACACGCGAGGTCAGGCGCTTTCTGGTCGGCCCGCGCGGCTGCGAAATCACCGGCATCACCTGGAGTCCGGACTACCGCGCCATGTGGATCAACGTGCAGCACCCGGAGCTGAGCTTCCCGGCCAGTGACGGCAAGACGCGCCCGCGCGCTTCCACGATCCTGAT